A genomic region of Bernardetia sp. ABR2-2B contains the following coding sequences:
- a CDS encoding MATE family efflux transporter, translating to MKNYLFYFKKHIRLSSPIILGQITTVLIALSDTIMVGNYDTVALASAAFANSAIFTFATFGIGLTYGLKPPVANAYAAQNFSLCAKYLQNGMVLYALVSTLMWLGFELAIPFLDYLDQPPSVVILAIPYYRLVALSIIPWFLFLALQQFSEALTKTKVPMNVNILSCVVNIVLNYLLIFGKFGFPELGLVGAGVATLVSRILMLVVMLIIFFWLPFFRQFIDFTFSLSVFSKEIFKKLLNIGVPIGMQMAFESGAFGVAAIMAGWISKEALAAHQIALNIAFTTFMVAVGLSQGTTVAIANLVGKNNLSEIKITARSAVYLIIIFMAVMAGLIFLFNDQIPLWYINEAEPNAAQIVEITMQLLIIVAVFQLTDGIQVVSAGNLRGLEDIKVPTAISLFSYWIIGIGGGYLLAFPLGMGVHGVWWGLCLGLITSSILLTWRFEQKKFK from the coding sequence ATGAAAAACTACCTTTTCTACTTCAAAAAACACATTCGTTTGTCTTCGCCAATTATTCTAGGACAAATTACGACAGTTCTGATTGCACTTTCAGATACGATTATGGTAGGGAATTACGATACGGTTGCACTTGCCTCAGCAGCTTTTGCAAATAGTGCTATTTTTACATTTGCTACCTTCGGAATTGGTCTTACTTATGGTCTGAAACCTCCTGTTGCAAATGCCTACGCTGCTCAAAACTTTTCTCTTTGTGCCAAATATTTGCAAAACGGAATGGTACTTTACGCCCTTGTAAGTACACTGATGTGGTTAGGATTTGAACTGGCAATTCCATTTTTGGATTATCTTGACCAGCCTCCTTCAGTTGTTATTTTAGCAATTCCCTATTATCGTTTGGTAGCTCTTTCTATTATTCCTTGGTTTTTATTTTTGGCTTTGCAGCAGTTTTCAGAAGCTCTCACAAAGACAAAAGTTCCGATGAATGTCAATATTCTTTCCTGTGTTGTCAATATTGTGCTTAATTATTTACTCATTTTTGGCAAATTTGGTTTTCCCGAATTAGGTCTGGTGGGCGCAGGAGTAGCAACACTTGTATCTCGTATTTTGATGCTGGTCGTAATGCTAATTATCTTTTTTTGGTTGCCCTTTTTTAGACAGTTTATTGATTTTACGTTTTCCTTATCTGTTTTTTCGAAAGAAATTTTCAAGAAATTATTGAATATCGGAGTGCCTATCGGTATGCAAATGGCTTTCGAAAGTGGTGCATTCGGAGTGGCTGCAATTATGGCAGGTTGGATTAGTAAAGAAGCCTTAGCTGCACATCAAATTGCACTCAACATTGCTTTTACCACCTTTATGGTAGCTGTTGGTCTTTCACAAGGAACAACTGTTGCCATTGCTAATTTAGTAGGAAAAAACAATCTTTCAGAAATCAAAATCACAGCTAGAAGTGCTGTCTATTTGATTATCATTTTTATGGCAGTTATGGCAGGATTAATATTTTTATTTAATGACCAAATTCCACTTTGGTATATCAACGAAGCCGAACCAAATGCAGCACAAATTGTAGAAATAACGATGCAACTTCTGATTATTGTAGCCGTTTTTCAGCTTACAGATGGAATACAAGTAGTTTCGGCAGGAAATCTTAGAGGCTTAGAAGATATTAAAGTCCCGACAGCTATTAGTCTTTTTTCCTACTGGATAATCGGAATTGGTGGTGGGTATCTACTTGCTTTTCCTTTGGGAATGGGGGTACATGGTGTTTGGTGGGGATTGTGTCTAGGACTTATTACGTCTTCTATTCTACTTACTTGGCGTTTTGAGCAAAAGAAATTCAAATAA
- a CDS encoding cytochrome c peroxidase — protein sequence MKKIKFRISIILLFLFSLGMYSCSESEKIDPQLQNEILNLPNELFNYSNITFPSHFSTSDLQVGGQNSTLNEDNTPTTNQITDAGATLGRVLFYDKNLSKNGRVACASCHVQDKGFSDPKILSKGFDGGDTRRHSMGLTNALFYRKGTFFWDERAATLEEQVLLPIQDEVEMGLTLDTLVARIEATDYYEPLFKDAFGDKTVTTDRISKSLAQFVRSLVSYESKYDIGRAATNRSIDNFSNFTEEENLGKMLFLNPPPLGGLGCVACHGTEAFITPLQSTNNGLDAESTTDLGVYESTGNQADIGAFKTPSLRNVALRAPYMHDGRFATLEEVVEHYNSGVQAHPNLGRILKDSEGNPRRMNLSQEEKDALVVFLKTLTDNEMITDEKFSNPFR from the coding sequence ATGAAAAAAATAAAATTTAGAATTTCTATCATCTTATTATTTCTTTTTTCTTTAGGAATGTATTCTTGTTCTGAAAGTGAAAAAATAGACCCACAACTCCAAAACGAAATATTAAACCTACCAAACGAATTATTTAATTATTCAAATATTACTTTTCCATCTCATTTTTCTACATCTGATTTACAAGTAGGAGGACAGAATTCAACTCTAAATGAGGATAATACACCTACTACAAATCAAATTACGGATGCAGGTGCAACGCTTGGAAGAGTTTTGTTTTATGATAAAAATCTAAGTAAAAATGGAAGAGTTGCTTGTGCTTCTTGTCATGTACAAGATAAAGGGTTTTCAGACCCAAAAATTTTGAGTAAAGGATTTGATGGAGGTGATACTCGTAGGCATTCGATGGGACTTACAAATGCTCTTTTTTATAGAAAAGGAACATTTTTTTGGGACGAAAGAGCAGCTACCTTAGAAGAGCAGGTTTTATTACCTATTCAAGATGAGGTAGAAATGGGGCTTACTTTGGATACACTTGTTGCAAGAATAGAAGCAACAGATTATTACGAACCTCTTTTTAAAGATGCTTTTGGAGATAAAACAGTTACGACAGATAGAATTTCGAAATCACTAGCACAGTTTGTTAGAAGTTTGGTAAGTTATGAGAGTAAATATGATATTGGAAGAGCTGCAACAAATCGTTCGATAGATAATTTTAGTAATTTTACAGAAGAAGAAAATTTAGGAAAAATGCTATTCTTAAATCCTCCTCCTTTGGGTGGTCTAGGTTGTGTAGCCTGTCATGGAACAGAAGCATTTATTACTCCTCTACAATCTACAAATAATGGATTAGATGCAGAATCTACAACTGATTTAGGAGTCTATGAGTCAACAGGAAATCAAGCTGATATTGGAGCTTTCAAAACACCTTCTTTGAGAAACGTTGCGTTGCGTGCGCCTTATATGCACGACGGACGTTTTGCTACCTTAGAAGAAGTAGTTGAGCATTACAACTCTGGAGTACAGGCACACCCTAATTTAGGGAGAATATTAAAAGATTCAGAAGGAAACCCAAGAAGAATGAATCTTTCACAAGAAGAAAAAGATGCGTTAGTTGTCTTTCTAAAAACCTTGACAGATAATGAAATGATAACAGACGAAAAGTTTAGTAATCCTTTTAGATAA
- a CDS encoding S8/S53 family peptidase, translating into MRTTITSYAAFCLIGLFMFSSNLFIQTAQAQFPSKSNYKLPKGITEKDIEAGRVWFTLKPEYRNAFQSSNPLSRLINRTSTNYVKQVFPKTEHRRKLTKTQANKNISGVDISLIYQLNLDESVDVFSLIDELIATGMVEIAEPVPANKMYYIPNDTDIAEQQYLSRIRAYEAWDITKGDSTVLVGIVDSGFDFNHPDLKDKVYYNQNDPIDGIDNDNDGYIDNHYGWDFAGATIPDNFQLVQDNDPQLPRAGVDHGISVAGCAAAATDNNLGIAGTGFNVKLVNTKHSPDDVPQTLSIYDGYSGIVYMMETGVKIINCSWGGAFPSQIGAAIVKSAIEDYGCLIIVAAGNDGQNLAQFPASYDGVLSVGSTTARDEISSFTNYDYSVDILSPGSDIYTTAHSDANNGEYGATSGTSFSAPIVAGAAALVWSHRPELTPVQIGELMRITSDPLDDRFEPQYNGKVGRGRMNMLRALTEFPVAVRMKEFDLVRAEDGKIPYAGDVAVFNASFFSYLAASESDFQIKIESIDANSSILEGDIIYEGVMNTNQSITTQDQIRVQVSPTLENFGVVTLRITYTQDGYEAQEFASFVVNPAFITLDENNITTSVDSKGTIGRHEKITVGNGFLYKNTEMLYELGLMFSSDTKLSNTVRSIDDIYDEDFRVITPIVALPPDENEPEKSVWQTTFNDSGAAGSRLSINTTQSLQLWNVEGAEDFIVVEYVFQNMTSQDISNFYAGLYGDWDIGGGEESGNNQAIWKDNLNATIISAKDPNIPRVGVGVLDLFSTAGRYSLISNDPDFVGTPYGVYDGFTDQEKRRSLLGTSNTSIGVSTGTDVSATISAGPYTIPVGERIVIAFVLAAGDNDTVIEEAIIKANELYTPSIAVQEPQPVGIEYENELSRAIRVFPNPASNDINIDVSALNSNKPIEFTLLNILGQQILKTTLTKEQTTLKVDILPAGQYILRFNNGTTVGTKTLIIK; encoded by the coding sequence ATGCGTACTACCATAACTTCTTATGCTGCATTTTGCTTAATTGGTTTATTTATGTTCTCATCGAACTTATTTATCCAAACAGCACAAGCACAGTTCCCTAGCAAATCAAATTACAAACTTCCAAAAGGAATTACAGAAAAAGACATTGAAGCAGGTCGTGTTTGGTTTACACTAAAACCAGAATACCGAAATGCTTTTCAGAGTAGCAATCCTTTATCTAGACTTATAAACCGTACATCAACTAACTATGTAAAACAAGTATTTCCAAAAACAGAACATAGAAGAAAACTTACCAAAACTCAAGCAAATAAAAATATTTCTGGGGTAGATATTTCTCTTATTTATCAGTTAAACTTAGACGAAAGCGTAGATGTTTTTAGCTTAATTGATGAATTGATAGCTACAGGTATGGTAGAGATAGCCGAACCAGTTCCTGCTAATAAAATGTACTATATTCCTAATGATACAGATATTGCTGAACAGCAGTATTTGTCTAGAATTAGAGCTTATGAGGCTTGGGATATTACGAAGGGAGACTCTACTGTTTTAGTAGGTATTGTTGATTCTGGTTTTGACTTTAATCATCCAGACCTAAAAGATAAAGTATATTATAACCAAAATGATCCTATTGATGGAATAGACAATGACAATGATGGTTATATTGATAACCATTATGGATGGGATTTTGCAGGTGCAACTATTCCTGATAACTTTCAGTTAGTCCAAGATAATGATCCTCAACTTCCTAGAGCTGGAGTAGATCATGGTATTTCGGTGGCAGGTTGTGCAGCAGCAGCTACTGACAACAACTTGGGCATTGCAGGTACAGGGTTCAATGTTAAGTTAGTCAACACTAAACATTCTCCAGATGACGTACCACAAACTCTGAGCATTTATGATGGATATTCAGGAATTGTATATATGATGGAAACAGGTGTAAAAATTATAAATTGTTCTTGGGGTGGAGCTTTTCCTAGTCAAATTGGAGCAGCTATTGTCAAAAGTGCCATTGAAGATTACGGTTGTTTAATTATTGTAGCTGCAGGTAATGATGGTCAAAACTTAGCTCAATTTCCAGCTAGCTATGATGGTGTTCTTTCAGTTGGTTCTACTACTGCAAGAGATGAAATATCAAGTTTTACTAATTATGATTATAGTGTAGATATTCTTTCTCCTGGTAGTGATATTTATACAACTGCTCATAGTGATGCAAATAATGGAGAATATGGAGCTACCTCAGGTACTTCTTTTTCAGCTCCTATTGTGGCAGGAGCAGCTGCACTCGTTTGGTCGCACCGTCCAGAACTTACTCCTGTTCAGATAGGAGAACTTATGCGTATTACATCTGACCCACTGGACGATAGGTTTGAACCACAATATAACGGAAAAGTAGGACGAGGTCGTATGAATATGCTACGTGCCTTAACAGAATTTCCTGTGGCTGTACGTATGAAAGAATTTGATTTAGTAAGAGCAGAAGATGGAAAAATTCCTTATGCTGGAGATGTTGCAGTCTTTAATGCAAGTTTCTTTAGTTATTTGGCTGCCAGTGAGTCAGACTTTCAAATTAAAATTGAATCTATTGATGCTAACTCATCTATACTAGAAGGAGATATCATTTATGAAGGTGTAATGAATACAAACCAGTCTATCACTACACAAGACCAAATAAGAGTACAGGTTAGTCCCACATTAGAAAACTTTGGAGTGGTTACTCTACGTATCACTTATACTCAAGATGGATATGAGGCACAAGAATTTGCTTCTTTTGTTGTAAACCCTGCTTTTATTACTCTTGATGAAAATAATATTACTACATCAGTAGACAGTAAAGGTACAATTGGAAGACATGAAAAAATAACTGTTGGAAATGGATTTTTGTATAAGAATACAGAAATGCTTTATGAATTAGGCTTAATGTTTAGTTCGGACACTAAGTTATCAAATACAGTACGCTCTATTGATGATATTTATGATGAAGACTTCAGAGTGATTACTCCAATTGTGGCTTTACCACCAGATGAAAATGAGCCTGAAAAATCAGTATGGCAGACAACATTTAATGATAGTGGTGCAGCAGGTTCAAGGCTTTCAATAAATACAACTCAAAGCCTACAACTTTGGAATGTAGAAGGTGCTGAAGACTTTATAGTAGTTGAATATGTTTTTCAAAATATGACAAGTCAAGATATTAGTAACTTTTATGCTGGTCTGTATGGAGACTGGGATATTGGAGGAGGAGAGGAGTCTGGCAATAATCAAGCTATTTGGAAAGACAACCTAAATGCTACAATTATTTCTGCAAAAGATCCAAATATACCTCGTGTGGGAGTAGGAGTTTTAGACTTATTTTCCACTGCTGGAAGATACTCACTCATATCTAATGACCCAGACTTTGTAGGAACTCCTTATGGTGTATATGATGGATTTACAGACCAAGAAAAAAGAAGATCTTTATTAGGTACTTCTAATACAAGTATTGGTGTTTCGACAGGAACAGATGTAAGTGCAACTATTTCAGCAGGTCCTTATACAATTCCTGTGGGAGAAAGAATTGTTATTGCTTTCGTATTAGCAGCAGGAGATAACGATACTGTTATTGAAGAAGCTATCATAAAAGCAAATGAGCTTTATACGCCTTCTATTGCAGTACAAGAACCACAACCAGTAGGTATTGAATATGAAAATGAACTCTCAAGAGCTATTCGTGTATTTCCTAACCCTGCATCTAATGATATAAATATAGATGTTAGTGCTTTGAATAGTAATAAGCCTATTGAGTTTACACTCTTAAATATCTTGGGGCAACAAATTCTCAAAACTACTCTTACAAAAGAACAAACTACTTTAAAGGTAGATATTCTTCCAGCAGGACAGTATATCTTGAGATTCAATAATGGAACAACAGTAGGAACAAAGACATTAATTATCAAATAA
- a CDS encoding nuclear transport factor 2 family protein — protein MSVNQIAQKLHTAIIAMDMDTIHNTLFSDSIESIEPNFPPMSHAKGIEQVKEKAKMFGGNIKELHKREIDEKIIVAGNYISLGMSFDATLQDGNRMQLSELVIYKVEDDKIVSEQFFY, from the coding sequence ATGTCAGTCAATCAAATTGCTCAAAAACTTCATACAGCGATTATCGCTATGGATATGGATACAATTCATAATACTCTTTTTTCAGATTCTATAGAATCTATTGAGCCTAATTTTCCTCCTATGTCTCACGCAAAAGGTATAGAACAAGTAAAAGAAAAAGCAAAAATGTTTGGTGGAAATATCAAAGAACTACACAAGCGAGAAATAGATGAAAAGATAATTGTAGCAGGAAATTATATTTCTCTAGGAATGAGCTTTGATGCTACACTACAAGATGGAAACAGAATGCAATTATCCGAACTCGTCATTTATAAAGTAGAAGATGATAAAATTGTGAGCGAACAGTTCTTTTATTGA
- a CDS encoding porin family protein: MKTINKSFSKFFFALLLVATISFSISFSSYAQSTTSFGIKGGVNLANFRGEDVKDASNRTAFNIGALLNYSVAESVGLSFEVDYSSQGAVNEGSTLNVGGIDITTDDATVKLDYLRTTLLFNYYMGSSEMNIRPELFAGPYLGFLLNSQAKSGSGDYEDYPDNTFKGTDFGAAFGAGLHIRVGERMWLVPDVRYNLGLSNIYDSDNVTARNGVLSVNLGLTFPLN, from the coding sequence ATGAAAACAATCAATAAATCATTTTCTAAGTTTTTCTTTGCCCTTCTTCTTGTGGCAACTATTAGTTTTTCAATCAGCTTTTCTTCTTATGCACAATCTACAACTTCATTTGGTATTAAAGGTGGAGTAAATTTAGCTAATTTTAGAGGTGAAGATGTAAAAGATGCTTCTAACAGGACAGCATTCAATATTGGAGCTTTGCTAAATTATAGTGTTGCTGAAAGTGTTGGTCTTTCTTTTGAGGTTGATTACTCTTCTCAAGGTGCTGTCAATGAAGGTAGCACTCTAAATGTAGGTGGAATAGATATAACTACTGATGATGCTACAGTAAAATTAGATTACCTTCGTACTACTCTTCTTTTTAATTATTATATGGGTAGTTCTGAAATGAACATCCGTCCAGAACTATTCGCAGGTCCTTATTTAGGATTTTTACTTAATTCACAAGCTAAATCAGGAAGTGGTGATTATGAAGATTATCCAGATAATACATTTAAAGGTACTGATTTTGGTGCTGCATTTGGTGCTGGTCTTCATATAAGAGTAGGAGAAAGAATGTGGTTAGTACCTGATGTTCGTTATAACTTAGGTCTTTCTAATATTTATGATAGTGATAATGTTACTGCTCGTAATGGCGTTTTATCTGTAAACTTAGGTCTTACTTTTCCATTAAACTAA
- a CDS encoding polyamine aminopropyltransferase: MDKNKSSRSLLSFHSFWTPSRTLKIALFATGLSGIVAEYILSTLATYFLGDSVKQFTLIVSVMLFSMGLGSRLSQFFKKNLIELFIACELILSLLVSFCSLLTYGIASVSEWIGIVIYTLSILIGLLIGFEIPLVTRINENYEELRFNISSVMEKDYYGSLAGGLFFAFIGLEYIGLTYMPFILGIINFLVGILVLFTLKPLFEGNWQRNLKGISLLTFGIIIFGVVTAKPIVRYGEQKRYTDKIVYEEQSRYQKIVMTQYKNDYWLYLNSHLQFSTFDEWLYHEPLVHPVMQLATQSTTKNNTEYRKEGKIDVLILGGGDGCAAREVLKYDNINSITLVDLDPSMTRLGKENPIIKKVNQNSLNNERVRVYNNDAFTFLADSMVFYDVMIVDFPDPKTIEVNRLYTLEFYQLCYQHLRPQGIFVTQAGSPYYAAKAFDCIDKTMQTAGFETLPMHNQVLTMGEWGWVVGNKSLKSQDLKSAMQNLQIKNIKTKWLNQDAMLQITSFGKKWKSNEIQYDELEVNTIHNPVLYRYYHDGNWYVY, translated from the coding sequence ATGGATAAAAATAAATCTAGCCGTTCTCTTCTTTCTTTTCACTCTTTTTGGACTCCTTCACGTACCCTCAAAATTGCACTCTTTGCAACAGGACTTTCAGGAATTGTAGCAGAGTATATTTTATCTACCTTAGCAACTTATTTTCTAGGCGATTCTGTCAAACAGTTTACACTTATTGTTTCGGTAATGCTTTTTTCTATGGGTTTGGGAAGTAGATTAAGCCAATTTTTTAAGAAAAACCTTATCGAACTCTTTATTGCTTGTGAGCTTATTTTGTCTTTGCTCGTATCTTTTTGTTCGCTTCTTACCTACGGAATTGCTTCTGTAAGTGAGTGGATAGGAATTGTAATCTATACATTAAGTATTTTGATAGGTCTTTTAATTGGTTTTGAGATTCCTTTAGTAACTCGTATCAATGAAAATTATGAAGAGCTGCGTTTTAATATTTCCTCTGTCATGGAAAAGGATTATTATGGTTCTTTAGCTGGAGGATTATTTTTTGCCTTTATTGGACTAGAATATATTGGTCTTACTTATATGCCTTTTATTCTTGGAATAATTAATTTTTTAGTTGGCATCTTGGTTCTTTTTACTTTAAAACCTCTTTTTGAAGGAAATTGGCAGCGCAATCTCAAAGGAATAAGTCTGCTCACTTTTGGAATAATTATTTTTGGAGTAGTAACTGCAAAACCAATTGTTCGTTACGGAGAACAGAAGCGTTATACAGATAAAATAGTCTATGAAGAGCAAAGTCGTTATCAAAAAATAGTCATGACACAATATAAAAATGATTATTGGCTCTATCTTAATTCTCACCTTCAATTCAGTACCTTTGATGAATGGCTTTATCACGAACCACTTGTACATCCAGTAATGCAACTTGCTACACAATCAACGACTAAAAATAATACAGAGTATAGGAAGGAAGGCAAAATTGATGTTCTGATTCTAGGAGGTGGAGATGGATGCGCTGCAAGAGAAGTATTAAAATATGATAATATCAACAGCATAACACTTGTAGATTTAGACCCTTCCATGACAAGACTAGGAAAAGAAAATCCTATCATCAAGAAAGTAAATCAAAACTCATTGAATAACGAGCGTGTAAGAGTTTATAATAACGATGCTTTTACCTTTTTGGCTGATAGTATGGTTTTTTATGATGTAATGATTGTTGATTTTCCAGACCCAAAAACGATTGAAGTAAATCGTCTTTATACATTAGAATTTTATCAACTTTGCTATCAACACCTACGTCCACAAGGAATTTTTGTTACACAAGCAGGAAGTCCCTATTATGCAGCAAAGGCATTTGATTGTATCGACAAAACAATGCAAACAGCAGGGTTTGAAACACTTCCTATGCACAATCAAGTTTTGACGATGGGAGAATGGGGGTGGGTTGTTGGAAATAAATCTCTGAAAAGCCAAGACTTGAAAAGTGCTATGCAAAACCTTCAAATAAAAAATATAAAAACAAAGTGGCTCAATCAAGATGCGATGCTACAAATTACTTCGTTTGGCAAAAAATGGAAAAGCAATGAAATTCAGTATGATGAATTAGAAGTAAATACAATTCATAATCCTGTTTTGTATCGTTATTATCACGACGGAAATTGGTATGTTTATTAA
- a CDS encoding NAD(P)/FAD-dependent oxidoreductase, protein MDRRNFLKQSALVSLGGMLLPSIFLSSCSEDTLFDETDYDGKVTIIGAGAAGLYAAYVLKSKGIDFEILEASNKYGGRVGKLDTFANFPIDLGAQWMHGTNTILGDIAVKSKTKITVDESEAVYWFQNELVESLPKDIDIFSGEDLPDVSYQEYATQKGFGEEYKYIVENIAGDQGAAAARLSAKYNGIDEEKLNSGDDDLKFEETFFDFIDREIAVHVKDKIQLNIIVKKIDYSSDKISITDSNNSVYTTDKVIITVPITILKDGDIEFSPALPSAQTAAFNKIGMDAGMKVFMKFSSRFYEQNIIGGEVCAAYADDSVGKSANDNVLLGFVMGVQAEELTALGSDEAIVSALLAELDTMYEGQATANFVDAHVENWTTNPFVKGAYSYSSVGIGDARKEAAKPVNDKLFFAGEAMAVTGYQSVQGAVETGYREVINLLNTVKK, encoded by the coding sequence ATGGACAGACGAAATTTTTTAAAACAATCTGCTTTAGTTTCTTTAGGAGGAATGCTTCTGCCTTCTATTTTTTTATCTTCTTGCAGCGAAGATACACTCTTTGATGAAACAGATTATGACGGAAAGGTTACCATTATTGGAGCAGGTGCAGCAGGACTTTATGCAGCCTATGTTTTGAAATCAAAAGGAATTGATTTTGAGATTTTAGAAGCAAGTAATAAATATGGTGGGCGTGTCGGAAAACTAGATACGTTTGCTAATTTTCCGATTGACCTAGGAGCGCAATGGATGCACGGAACAAATACTATTTTGGGAGATATTGCAGTAAAATCAAAAACAAAAATTACAGTTGATGAATCAGAAGCTGTTTATTGGTTTCAAAATGAGCTTGTAGAGTCTTTGCCAAAAGATATTGATATTTTTAGTGGCGAAGATTTACCAGATGTTTCGTATCAAGAATATGCGACTCAAAAAGGCTTTGGAGAAGAATATAAATATATTGTAGAAAATATCGCAGGTGACCAAGGAGCAGCAGCAGCAAGACTTTCGGCAAAATACAATGGAATTGATGAAGAAAAACTCAATTCGGGCGATGATGATTTGAAGTTTGAAGAAACCTTTTTTGATTTTATTGATAGAGAAATTGCTGTTCATGTAAAAGATAAAATTCAGTTAAATATCATTGTCAAAAAAATTGATTATTCTTCTGATAAAATATCGATTACAGATAGCAATAATAGTGTTTATACGACTGATAAAGTAATTATTACTGTTCCTATTACCATTTTGAAAGACGGAGATATTGAGTTTTCTCCAGCTTTACCGAGCGCACAAACGGCAGCATTTAATAAAATTGGAATGGATGCAGGAATGAAAGTATTTATGAAATTTAGCTCAAGATTTTATGAACAAAATATCATTGGTGGAGAAGTCTGTGCAGCTTACGCAGATGATAGCGTCGGAAAATCAGCCAATGATAACGTACTTTTAGGTTTTGTAATGGGAGTACAAGCCGAAGAACTGACAGCTTTAGGAAGTGATGAAGCAATTGTAAGCGCACTTTTGGCAGAACTAGACACGATGTACGAAGGACAAGCAACAGCAAATTTTGTGGATGCTCACGTTGAAAATTGGACGACAAATCCGTTTGTGAAAGGAGCATATTCGTATAGCAGCGTAGGAATAGGAGACGCACGAAAAGAAGCAGCCAAACCAGTAAACGATAAATTATTTTTTGCAGGGGAAGCGATGGCAGTAACAGGTTATCAATCTGTGCAAGGTGCAGTAGAAACAGGTTACAGAGAAGTAATCAATCTTTTAAATACGGTCAAAAAATAA
- a CDS encoding RNA polymerase sigma factor, with translation MENPFQLQNYSDQTDNELLDQSIAGNKKALNQLIKRHQIYIYNVAWKMVHDPNDAWDITQEVLVKVITNLSKFKRESNFRTWIYRITFNHFLQTQKTKKEKMVSSFDFFEKTLENAIERESDMNELEQEEYSEYIQEMKLQCMAGMLLCLSREQRLVYILGEVFQADHNLGAELLNVSTGNFRIKLSRAKKDLHNFLNNKCGLVNKNNPCRCRKQTKFALENGILQKGKLSFNLQEEGNFKDFIEPFSNQIENFIDEKYRELYSEQPFKSKFEKQNAIREIIEDKTIQELFEK, from the coding sequence ATGGAAAATCCTTTTCAACTTCAAAACTATTCTGACCAAACAGATAACGAGCTTCTTGACCAAAGCATTGCAGGAAATAAAAAAGCCCTTAATCAACTCATAAAAAGGCATCAAATTTATATTTACAATGTTGCATGGAAAATGGTACATGACCCAAACGATGCGTGGGATATTACACAAGAGGTATTGGTTAAAGTAATTACTAATTTATCAAAATTCAAAAGAGAAAGTAATTTCAGAACGTGGATTTATCGAATTACTTTTAATCACTTTTTACAAACTCAAAAAACAAAGAAAGAAAAGATGGTTTCCTCTTTTGACTTTTTTGAAAAAACACTTGAAAATGCTATCGAAAGAGAATCAGATATGAACGAGCTAGAACAGGAGGAATATTCAGAGTATATCCAAGAAATGAAATTACAATGTATGGCAGGAATGCTACTCTGTTTGAGTAGAGAACAGCGTTTAGTTTATATTTTGGGAGAAGTTTTTCAGGCTGACCACAACTTAGGAGCTGAATTATTGAATGTCAGTACAGGTAATTTTCGGATAAAATTAAGTAGAGCCAAAAAAGATTTACATAATTTTTTGAACAATAAATGTGGCTTAGTCAATAAAAATAATCCCTGTCGTTGTAGAAAACAAACTAAATTTGCTTTAGAAAATGGCATTTTACAGAAAGGAAAGTTAAGTTTTAATCTTCAAGAAGAAGGTAATTTCAAAGATTTTATTGAACCTTTTTCAAACCAAATAGAAAATTTTATTGATGAAAAATATAGAGAACTTTATTCTGAACAGCCTTTTAAAAGTAAATTTGAAAAGCAAAATGCAATTAGAGAAATCATAGAAGATAAAACTATTCAAGAGCTTTTTGAAAAATAA
- a CDS encoding SRPBCC family protein, which yields MNFSVQKSIVFLVLSFFLFSFGFQQKNPKNEYPNPVLVKTQVVDASAKETWKVVAQFDNLAELTPNFLHSVKIKGKIGEGCERTCTSPDQKSFYKEKVTHFNKKEMYYRYALTEGSIPVKNMDNSFRVIPLGKTQSLIVWTTSYDYVENPNMSKEKLAGFMNAAITEMLTNINITTSKS from the coding sequence ATGAATTTTTCAGTTCAAAAATCAATCGTCTTTTTAGTTCTTTCATTCTTTTTATTTAGTTTCGGATTTCAACAAAAAAATCCAAAAAATGAATATCCTAACCCAGTTTTGGTAAAAACACAAGTAGTAGATGCTTCGGCAAAAGAAACTTGGAAAGTAGTGGCTCAATTTGATAATTTGGCAGAGCTTACACCTAACTTTCTACATAGTGTAAAGATAAAGGGCAAAATTGGAGAAGGTTGTGAAAGAACCTGTACTTCGCCAGACCAAAAAAGCTTCTACAAAGAGAAAGTAACACACTTCAATAAAAAAGAAATGTATTATCGTTATGCCCTTACAGAAGGTTCAATTCCTGTGAAGAATATGGACAACTCATTTAGAGTAATTCCTTTAGGCAAAACTCAATCTTTAATTGTTTGGACGACAAGCTACGATTATGTAGAAAACCCAAATATGAGTAAAGAAAAGTTAGCAGGTTTTATGAATGCAGCTATTACTGAAATGCTAACTAACATAAACATTACTACTTCTAAAAGCTAA